ATCACCCTTACTTCGTCCTTCTGCCATGCTTTCTGGCGCTGGTCCTTTACGTCGGGATCAAGACCGGCATGATAAAAGGTGGCGGTGATACCTTGCTGTGAGAGCAGCTGCGCCATCTCCTTGGTTCGCTTTCTGCTGCGGGCATAAACGATGGCAGAGCCACCCACGCTTTGCAGGATATGAATCATTTCGCCCTGCTTATCCTCTGCTTCGCGTACTACGTAAGCCAGGTTCTTGCGCTCGAAACTCATCTTGAAGACATTCTTTTCCTTGAAATGGAGCCTTTCCTGTATGTCGTCTACTACTTCGGGGGTAGCTGTGGCGGTAAGGGCAAGTATCGGAATGCCAGGTTTCATCTCCCTGATGCTGGCTATCTGCAGATAGGAGGGGCGGAAGTCGTAGCCCCACTGACTGATGCAGTGGGCTTCATCTACTGTGATAAAACTTACATGGATGTGGCGTAATTTGGTTTGAAACATATCCGAGGCAAGTCTTTCGGGCGAAACATACAGTATCTTCACACCTCCGAAGATGGCATTGTCGAGGGTTTGCAGGATTTCGCTTCTCGATTTGTCGGCATAGATGGCATCAGCCAGGATGCCATGTTCTCTGAGGTGCTGCACCTGGTCTTTCATCAGGGCGATGAGAGGGGTTATCACGATGCATACCCCTTCCTGTGCCAGGGCTGGCACCTGGAATGTGATAGACTTGCCACCGCCCGTAGGCATAAGACCGAGGGTATCCCGTCCGCTGGCAATGCTTTCAATGATATTGCGCTGAATGCCTCGGAAATCGGGATACCCCCAGTATTTTTGCAGAATAGATTGAAATTTATCTGCCATAATCTTCTTTCTTTAATCGTTAGGACGGATATCTTCTATCTGGAGCTGTACTTGGTTCTTCTTGAAGATATTGTCTTCGATGGTGTAAACAATGTCGAAACTGCGGCGGCTCTTGATGTAGCGGGCTGCTGCACTCTGTCCGAAGGCTATACCGTTCATGACAGTGCTCGACTTTGAATCCACCAATTCCAGCTTGATGTGTTCCTGTTCTCTACCCACCACCTTGCTGGTTCCGTAGTCGTATACCTTTCGGGTACAGAACACTGGTTTAGGGTTGCAGGGACCGAATGGCGAGAATCGCTTCAGGTCGGCATGCAGCTGCTTGCTGATGTCCTTGAAATCTATCACGGCTTCTATATTAAGCAGGGCTTCCGTCTGTTCGGGAGCGATGTGTTCTGCCACATATTTCTGGAATCTGTCTCTGAATTCCTTGATATGCTCCCATCTTAAGGTAAGACCGCATGCGTAGGTATGACCTCCGAAGTTCACGAGCAGGTCGCGGCAGCTCTTGATGGCAGAATAAACGTCAAATCCTGTCACGCTGCGGGCTGAACCTGTTGCCAGTTCTCCTTCGCGGGTCAATACCACGGTAGGACGGAAGTAGATTTCCGTGAGTCTTGAGGCTACGATGCCGATAACTCCCTTTTTCCATCCCTCATCATAGAGCACGATGCTTGAGTTGTGCTTCTGGGTTTCCAGTCTTGAAACAATCAGGTTGGCTTCCTCTGTCATCTGCTTGTCGATGTCCTTGCGCTGTTCGTTGTATTCGTTGATGTGCTTTGCCATGTGCAGTGCGTGCCCATAGTCACGTTCCACCAGCAAATCCACGCTTTCCTTGCCATTCTCCATACGTCCGGAGGCATTGATTCTAGGACCAATCTTGAAGACGATATCGCTCATGCCCAGCTCTCGGCCGTTCAGACCGCAGATGTCGATGATGGCTTTCAATCCGATGCTCGGGTTGGTGTTGAGCAGTTTCAAGCCATGGAAAGCCAGGATTCTGTTCTCATCTACTACAGGCACGATATCTGCAGCAATGCTCACTGCACAGAGGTCGAGCAATGGGATAAGTCGGGAGAACGGAATGTTGTTGTTCTTGGCAAAGGCCTGCATGAATTTGAATCCCACGCCGCATCCGCAGAGGTGCTTGAATGGGAATGGATCATCCGGGCGCTTAGGGTTGAGTATAGCCACAGCGGGTGGCATCACGTCGTCGGGAACATGATGGTCGCAGATGATGAAGTCTATGCCAAGGCTTTTGGCATATTCAATCTCCTTGATGGCCTTGATGCCGCAATCGAGGATGATGATGAGTTTCACACCAGTTTCATGTGCAAAGTCTATTCCCTTTTTGCTTACTCCATAGCCTTCGTCATATCGGTCGGGGATGTAGTAATCGATGTTGGAATAGAATTGCTGCAGAAACTTATACACCAATGCTACAGCCGTGCAGCCGTCTACGTCGTAATCGCCGTAAACGAGAATGCGCTCCTTGCGTCCCATGGCATCGTTGAGGCGGTCTACGGCGATATCCATATCCTTCATCAGGAAAGGATTGATCAGGTCGGAAAGCTGTGGACGGAAGAATCGCTTGGCTGCCGACTCGGTCGTAATGCCTCGATGGATGAGAAGATTCGCCAGGATAGGGCTGATGCTGAGCTTCACGGCTAGTTCGTTAGCCGTTTTTTCTTGCTCCGGTGAAGGTTCTTCGTAATTCCATTTAAAATGCATTTTTAATTATTTTTATTTCTGCCCCCAAAGTTACAAAAATAAAATGACAAACGGAAACTTTTTCCTAGGAATTTAACATAATTACGAAGAAATAATAAAAAAAGGCAGCAAACCTAGGTTTGCTGCCTTTAAATATTTTGTTTTTATTAGATTCCGAGCTTCTTGCGGATATCCTTAGGGATGGCGTTCTTGTTAACCATGAAGTCCATAGTCTTGTAAGCTACGAATGCCTTGGTCATGTACCAGGTGCCCTTGTAGTCACCATACTCACCCCAAGAGTTCTTTACCATATAGTACTCCTTGCCGTTCTGGTCCTTTGCGATACCGTAGATGTGCATTCCGTGGTCGTCTGTTGTCTCCCAGTTGTCGAATGCTTCCTGGCGCATAGCCTGTGTAGGAACTACCTCAGGAGCGTTTACACCGAGTGAATCGAACTTCTCCTTCTTCTCGTCCTTAGAGAGCTTGAACCAGTGGTCAGCATCTGTACCTGCCATAGAACGTACCTTCTTCACGTCGTAAGCGATACCGAGACCCTTGCGTGTGAAACCGTCCTCTGTTACGTCACCGCCCCAAGCTATGGTATAGCCATTGTTTACGGCGTTGTCGATAATCTTGCAGAGGTCGTCCATAGGAACGTTGTAGCTCAAAGGCCAGCGCCAGTTGTCCTGTACCTCAACAGCAAACTTGCTCCACATTGGATGGTGTGTGTAGCTGGTGATGGTTACATAATCATCGAGGTTCAAGCCGAGGCTCTTGCAGAAAGTCTCTGGAGTATACTGCTTGCCCTGGTAAGTGAACTTTTCAGGAGTCTTGCCGATATATGAGTCGATGATGCCCTGAAGACCATTCTTCCAAGCTGGAGAAAGCTTCTTGGCTGTGCTCTTTGCTACAGCCTCTACGTATGGAGTCATTACGTCGAAGAACTCGCCGAAGTTAGCCAGTGAGTCGCCTGTCATTGTACCTGGAGCTGGCATAGCATCCTCTGGTACGATGCCATAGTGCTGCAAAGCATAGAGTACATCGTATGCGCTACCACCCTGAGAGAAGCTTACGTCGCCGTGCATTCTCACAGCCATTGTGGCGCGATCCATATAAGTCTTGTTGGCAACGAACATCTCGCTCAGGTTGAATGTCTTGCCTGTGTTCTTCAAAATCTCGCTCTCGAAGAAACTGAGAGTAGAGTAAGCCCAGCACGTACCGCTACGGTTCTGATCCTTGATGCTTGTAATAGGATTCTGCTTCACTACAGTGAAAACTGGCTTGTTCTTAGCGATGGCTGCTGAATCTGCAGCATTCTTAGCGCTTGCACCAGTAGCAACCATAGCCAACATGGCTGCGACAATCATTGATTTCTTCATGAATTTTTTTCTCTTTAAATTAATAATGTAATTGTATTATCTCTCTTTAAGATAGAATCTTCTCTTGTTAATGGCAGTTTCGCCTAGCGGATTTCTTCTCTGTTGGCTGCCATGTATTCCTCAACATCCTTTGGATGATAAGGAATGCGGTCCTTGCCCAGGAATCTGCAGCCATCCTTGGTAATGAGAACATCGTCCTCAATACGGATGCCACCGAAGTCCTTGTAAGTCTCAATCTTATCGAAGTTGAGGAACTCTGCACAGTGACCTGACGCCTTCCAGTCGTCAATGAGGGCTGGAATGAAGTAAACGCCCGGCTCGTCTGTTACTACGAAACCTTCCTGGAGTCGGCGACCCATGCGCAGACAGTTGGTACCAAACTGTTCCAGGTTAGGACGGACTTCTTCGTCAAAGCCTACGTTAATCTGGTCGAGGTTCTCCATGTCGTGAACGTCCATTCCCATCATGTGTCCCAATCCGTGAGGCAGGAACATGGCGTGGGCACCAGCCTTTACAGCTTCCTCTGTATCACCCTTGGCAAGACCGAGCTCCTTCATGCGGTCGAAGAGCAGGCGGCAAACACCGAAGTGAACATCTGTCCATTTTACGCCTGGCTTTGCTATTTCGAGCGCATAGTCGTGGCAAGCTTCTACGATGGTGTAGATTTCCAGCTGGCGCTGGCTGAACTTACCGCTCACAGGCATGGTACGGGTATTGTCAGAACAGTAGTTGTTCATGGTCTCAGCACCCGCATCGCAAAGTGCCAATCTGCCTTCCTCCAATAAGTTCATTGATGGATAGCCATGCTGAATCTCGCCGTGCTGGCTGAAGATGGTTGGGAAGCTGACCATTGATCCGTAAGAATGTGCGATTCCGCTTACCTGACCGGCTACGTATTTCTCTGTGATACCTGGGCGAACCAGTTTCATGGCTGTGGTATGCATCTTGTAACCGATGACTGCAGCACGCTCCAGCTCCTCGATTTCCTCCTGGGTCTTGGTAGAGCGCATCTTGACTACAGCCTTAATCAGGTCCATGCTGGCTTCTTCCTTCTGCTGGACAGGGTGGATGCCGAGCAAGTCGAATACCTGAAGCTTGATGTCGTAGCGGTAAGGAGGCAGGAAGTGAATCTTGCGCTTCTTCGACATGGCATCGTTGCAGATGGTCTTGAGAGTCTTCATTGGCGCAGAGTTATGAACACCCACCTGTTCTGCCAGGTCGTGTACGCTGTCTACGCTTCCATACCAAACAATGTCAACCAGGTCGATGTCGTCACCGATCAGAGTCTCGATGTCGTTATCTATATCAATCACACCAACCAATCCTTCGCGCTGCTGTCCGAAGTAATACAGGAAAGTAGAGTCCTGACGGAATGGGTAATATCCGTTGTTTGGGAAATTACATGGTGAATTGTTGTTTCCGAAAAGAATGATCACGCCGCTCTTTACAAGCTTCTTGAGCTCCTGACGACGGCTGATATAAGTGTCCTTGCTAAACATATTTTTAGAATTTTACTTTATTTTGCTGCAAAGTTAGCAAATATTTCGCAAAAATGTATTATCTTTGCAAGCAAAAATAAAATATTCGTGTGAATTTATAAATAATTAATACATTCATGCGCTTTTTGATGGTAAAATGTAATGAAAATCGTAAAGATTACGCTCGTTTATTGCATGTTTGCTATCAGATTGAAAGCTATAATTGAAGAATAAAAGCAGTTGATATGGTAATGAAGATAAAATTGAGAAATACAGGATTGGTGTTAGAGGGTGGAGGCATGCGCGGTGTTTTCACCAGTGGCGTGCTGGATGCCTTTATGAAGCATGATGTGTACTTTCCTTACACGGTGGCGGTATCGGCTGGAGCCTGCAATGGCATGTCGTATGTGAGCCGTCAGCCTCGCCGTGCCCGAATTTCAAACATTGATTATTTGGCGCGTTATCAGTATATAGGTATTCGCCATCTCGTTACCCAGGGATGTATCTTCGACCGTAAGTTGCTTTATGATAAGTTCCCGAACCAGTTGCTTCCTTATGATTTCGACACCTTTTTTAAATATGCCGATGGCTTCGAAATGGTTACCACCAATTGTCTTACGGGACTGCCGATGTATCTTTCGGAGAACCACGACCGTCAGCGTGCCCTCGATATCGTGCGTGCTTCCAGCAGTCTGCCCTATGTGAGTAAGATTGTGAATGTGGATGGCATTCCGATGTTGGATGGCGGTATAGCCGATAGCATTCCTGTGCAGCGTGCCTTTGATAAGGGTTTTGAGCATAATGTGGTTATCCTGACACGTAACAAGGGGTGGCGAGATACGGGTAAGGATAGGAAGCTACCTTATTTATATAAGAACTATCCGCGTCTGCGAGTGGCACTGAGCCGTCGCCACAGGGCTTATAATGAGCAGATTCAACTGGTCGATGATCTGGAGGCTGCAGGAAAGATTACCTGTATTCGCCCGATACGCCCGATGGAGGTAGAGCGCATTGAGAAGGATACAGCCAAGCTTGAACGGCTCTATGAGGAGGGCTTCTTGCTGGGTGAAGCTTTCTGCGAGAAATATCTGTAAAAAATGAGAATAGCTTGCTCATTGTCTGGAATTCCAGACAATGAGCAAGCTATATTGATATAAAATGCTATAAATCGGATGTTTATTCCTCAAGCAGGTCTGGGCGCAGGCGCTTGGTTCGCTCCATGGCCTGGTCGAACTCCCATTGGCGAATCTTCGCCTCGTTGCCGCTCAGCAGAATCTCCGGTACCTTCCAACCCTTGTAGTCGGATGGGCGGGTGTAGATAGGAGCTGAGAGGATATCGTCCTGGAAACAGTCGGAGAGGGCACTCTGCTCGTCGCTGATAACGCCCGGTACCAGTCTGATCACCGCATCCGAGATAATTGCTGCAGCAAGCTCTCCACCTGTGAGCACATAGTCGCCCACGCTGATTTCGCGGGTGATGAGGTGGTCGCGCACACGCTGGTCTATTCCCTTGTAGTGACCACAGAGGATGATGAGGTTGCCACCCAGCGACATTTCGTTGGCTATCTTCTGGTTGAAGGTTTCGCCGTCAGGAGATACGTAGATCACGTCGTCGTACTCACGTTCTGCCTTCAGTGCCGTGATGCATCGGTCGATAGGCTCGCATTGCATCACCATGCCGGCACTTCCACCGTATGGATAGTCGTCCACTCGCTTCCATTTATCTAATGTATAGTCGCGCAAGTTGTGCAGATGAATCTCTGCGAGACCCTTCTTCTGCGCGCGTGCCAGAATCGACTCGTTAAAGAAGCCTTCCAGCATCTCTGGTAATACTGTAATAATGTCTATTCTCATATCATCTGCAAAATTAATAAATAATGTAGTAAGTTCCAAATCTTTTTCCTCTTTTCTTTGTTTTTTGAGCCGAAAATTTGTTTTTTGCAGCTAAAACAAGCGGTTTGCTTGAAAATCGTAATTTTAGCGTGTTGGCACCAAAATAAGGTTGATTATTGCATAAATATGCAACAAATTCATCAAAAACAAAGAAATTTAATAGCAAAATGATAAATAATCGTGAAAATGTGCTACTATTTGAAGAAAAAGTCGTATATTTGCAAACAAAATCGCTCGATTAGGGTACATCGCATAGAAAAATGGTGTGCGTACACACGAGTGCATGGTTAATTTAATAATAGTGAATAAGATGATACTGGACATTGAAATGCTGAGAAGCTTTTATGCTTCGTATTCGGAAAGTGTAAAACAGGCGAAAGCTACTGTAAAACGACCTCTCACTTACGCCGAGAAGGTGCTCTTTGCGCATCTTTTCGACCCAGCTGAGTTGCGCCCATATAAAAGAGGTGTAGAATATGTGGATTTCCGACCTAACCGCGTGGCGATGCAGGATGCTACTGCTCAGATGGCGCTCTTGCAGTTTATGAACGCCGGTAAGGACAAGGTGGCTGTGCCTGCGTCAGTTCATTGCGATCACTTGATTCGTGCTGATGTGGGAGCTACACAAGACCTGCCTGAGGCATGCAAGACTAATAAAGAGGTATATGACTTCCTGAAGTCGGTATCTCAGAAATATCACATCGGATTCTGGGGACCAGGTGCTGGTATCATCCATCAGGTGGTACTTGAGAACTATGCCTTCCCGGGTGGTATGATGGTGGGTACTGACTCCCATACCCCAAACGCCGGCGGTCTCGGTATGGTAGCCGTGGGTGTTGGTGGTGCCGATGCCGTGGATGTGCTTACAGGTCAGCCTTGGGAGCTCAAGATGCCACGCCTCATCGGTGTGCATCTCACAGGCAAGCTCTCCGGATGGGCTACTCCTAAGGATGTGATTCTCGAAATCCTGGGCATCCTCACCGTGAAGGGTGGTACCAATGCCATCCTCGAATACTTTGGCGAGGGCTTGGATAGCATCTCTACCACGGGTAAGGCTACCATCTGTAACATGGGTGCAGAGCTGGGTGCTACCTGCTCTATCTTCCCATTCGACCAGAATGCCAGCGAATATCTCCGCAAGACGGGTCGTGAGGAGATTGCTTCTCTTGCCCAGAAGAACGCTGCCGAGCTTCGTGCCGACGATGAGGTACTTGCCAATCCGGCTGCTTTCTACGACCAGATTGTAGAAATCGACCTCTCTAAGGTGGAGCCACATCTCAATGGTCCGTTTACTCCGGATGCAGCAACTCCTATCTCTCACATGAAGGCGAAGGGACCTGCCAACGACTATCCAATGGTTGTTGAAGTGGGATTGGTTGGTAGCTGTACCAACTCTTCCTATCAGGACTTGGCCCGTGCGGCAAGTGTAGCCCGACAGGCTTACGAGAAGGGAATCCAGGTAAAGGGTCAGCTTATCATCAACCCTGGTTCTGAGCAGATTCGCTATACTGCCGAGCGTGACGGAATCCTCGATGACTTCAAGAAGATTGGAGCCTTGATCATGACCAATGCCTGCGGCCCTTGCATCGGACAGTGGAAGCGTCATACCGATGACAACACCCGTAAGAATGCCATCGTCACCTCTTTCAATAGAAACTTCCGCCGTCGTGCTGATGGCAACCCTAATACATTCGCCTTCATCGGCAGCCCGGAGCTCACCGTGGCTCTCACTATTGCCGGCCGTCTGGATTTCAATCCAGCCACCGACACCTTATTAGATAAGGATGGCAACAGCGTGAAGCTCGATGCGCCTACCGGTTTCACCTTCCCTCCTAAGGGATTCGCCGTGGAAGACAAGGGCTTCATTGCTCCTAGCG
The Segatella copri DNA segment above includes these coding regions:
- the recJ gene encoding single-stranded-DNA-specific exonuclease RecJ, with amino-acid sequence MHFKWNYEEPSPEQEKTANELAVKLSISPILANLLIHRGITTESAAKRFFRPQLSDLINPFLMKDMDIAVDRLNDAMGRKERILVYGDYDVDGCTAVALVYKFLQQFYSNIDYYIPDRYDEGYGVSKKGIDFAHETGVKLIIILDCGIKAIKEIEYAKSLGIDFIICDHHVPDDVMPPAVAILNPKRPDDPFPFKHLCGCGVGFKFMQAFAKNNNIPFSRLIPLLDLCAVSIAADIVPVVDENRILAFHGLKLLNTNPSIGLKAIIDICGLNGRELGMSDIVFKIGPRINASGRMENGKESVDLLVERDYGHALHMAKHINEYNEQRKDIDKQMTEEANLIVSRLETQKHNSSIVLYDEGWKKGVIGIVASRLTEIYFRPTVVLTREGELATGSARSVTGFDVYSAIKSCRDLLVNFGGHTYACGLTLRWEHIKEFRDRFQKYVAEHIAPEQTEALLNIEAVIDFKDISKQLHADLKRFSPFGPCNPKPVFCTRKVYDYGTSKVVGREQEHIKLELVDSKSSTVMNGIAFGQSAAARYIKSRRSFDIVYTIEDNIFKKNQVQLQIEDIRPND
- a CDS encoding aminopeptidase C, whose protein sequence is MKKSMIVAAMLAMVATGASAKNAADSAAIAKNKPVFTVVKQNPITSIKDQNRSGTCWAYSTLSFFESEILKNTGKTFNLSEMFVANKTYMDRATMAVRMHGDVSFSQGGSAYDVLYALQHYGIVPEDAMPAPGTMTGDSLANFGEFFDVMTPYVEAVAKSTAKKLSPAWKNGLQGIIDSYIGKTPEKFTYQGKQYTPETFCKSLGLNLDDYVTITSYTHHPMWSKFAVEVQDNWRWPLSYNVPMDDLCKIIDNAVNNGYTIAWGGDVTEDGFTRKGLGIAYDVKKVRSMAGTDADHWFKLSKDEKKEKFDSLGVNAPEVVPTQAMRQEAFDNWETTDDHGMHIYGIAKDQNGKEYYMVKNSWGEYGDYKGTWYMTKAFVAYKTMDFMVNKNAIPKDIRKKLGI
- a CDS encoding aconitate hydratase, which gives rise to MILDIEMLRSFYASYSESVKQAKATVKRPLTYAEKVLFAHLFDPAELRPYKRGVEYVDFRPNRVAMQDATAQMALLQFMNAGKDKVAVPASVHCDHLIRADVGATQDLPEACKTNKEVYDFLKSVSQKYHIGFWGPGAGIIHQVVLENYAFPGGMMVGTDSHTPNAGGLGMVAVGVGGADAVDVLTGQPWELKMPRLIGVHLTGKLSGWATPKDVILEILGILTVKGGTNAILEYFGEGLDSISTTGKATICNMGAELGATCSIFPFDQNASEYLRKTGREEIASLAQKNAAELRADDEVLANPAAFYDQIVEIDLSKVEPHLNGPFTPDAATPISHMKAKGPANDYPMVVEVGLVGSCTNSSYQDLARAASVARQAYEKGIQVKGQLIINPGSEQIRYTAERDGILDDFKKIGALIMTNACGPCIGQWKRHTDDNTRKNAIVTSFNRNFRRRADGNPNTFAFIGSPELTVALTIAGRLDFNPATDTLLDKDGNSVKLDAPTGFTFPPKGFAVEDKGFIAPSEANANIEVVIAPDSNRLQKLAPFAPWDGKDLVDMPLLIKTEGKCTTDHISMAGPWLKFRGHLQNISDNLLMGAVNAFNGESNKVKNQLDGKYVEVSTAAKAYKAQGISSIVVAEDNYGEGSSREHAAMEPRFLNVKVILAKSFARIHETNLKKQGMLALTFCNKDDYNKVQEDDRISLTGLKEFAPGSKLTVTLKHKDGSEDSFEVEHTYNDTQIAWFKAGSALNFAAKK
- a CDS encoding aminopeptidase P family protein → MFSKDTYISRRQELKKLVKSGVIILFGNNNSPCNFPNNGYYPFRQDSTFLYYFGQQREGLVGVIDIDNDIETLIGDDIDLVDIVWYGSVDSVHDLAEQVGVHNSAPMKTLKTICNDAMSKKRKIHFLPPYRYDIKLQVFDLLGIHPVQQKEEASMDLIKAVVKMRSTKTQEEIEELERAAVIGYKMHTTAMKLVRPGITEKYVAGQVSGIAHSYGSMVSFPTIFSQHGEIQHGYPSMNLLEEGRLALCDAGAETMNNYCSDNTRTMPVSGKFSQRQLEIYTIVEACHDYALEIAKPGVKWTDVHFGVCRLLFDRMKELGLAKGDTEEAVKAGAHAMFLPHGLGHMMGMDVHDMENLDQINVGFDEEVRPNLEQFGTNCLRMGRRLQEGFVVTDEPGVYFIPALIDDWKASGHCAEFLNFDKIETYKDFGGIRIEDDVLITKDGCRFLGKDRIPYHPKDVEEYMAANREEIR
- a CDS encoding patatin family protein, yielding MKIKLRNTGLVLEGGGMRGVFTSGVLDAFMKHDVYFPYTVAVSAGACNGMSYVSRQPRRARISNIDYLARYQYIGIRHLVTQGCIFDRKLLYDKFPNQLLPYDFDTFFKYADGFEMVTTNCLTGLPMYLSENHDRQRALDIVRASSSLPYVSKIVNVDGIPMLDGGIADSIPVQRAFDKGFEHNVVILTRNKGWRDTGKDRKLPYLYKNYPRLRVALSRRHRAYNEQIQLVDDLEAAGKITCIRPIRPMEVERIEKDTAKLERLYEEGFLLGEAFCEKYL
- the trmD gene encoding tRNA (guanosine(37)-N1)-methyltransferase TrmD, translated to MRIDIITVLPEMLEGFFNESILARAQKKGLAEIHLHNLRDYTLDKWKRVDDYPYGGSAGMVMQCEPIDRCITALKAEREYDDVIYVSPDGETFNQKIANEMSLGGNLIILCGHYKGIDQRVRDHLITREISVGDYVLTGGELAAAIISDAVIRLVPGVISDEQSALSDCFQDDILSAPIYTRPSDYKGWKVPEILLSGNEAKIRQWEFDQAMERTKRLRPDLLEE